A segment of the Tachysurus vachellii isolate PV-2020 chromosome 18, HZAU_Pvac_v1, whole genome shotgun sequence genome:
CATGCGCAAATAAAATGACACGGTTGAGGAACGAGTCGAATTTTTTTTTGAGTCGGCTCTTGTCGTGCTGATTTAACCATATGGCTGAATAGATTTTATGAGGGGCAACGCAAGTGTTTGTCATTTTGATGTAATTACAATTCACGATACAAGAAAACTTTCAGAGAACGTTGCTCCCTTTTAGAAAAAATTGCCTTGAGCAGATTAGGAGCTGAAAGAGTCGGTTCTTTTCTTGGTGAGTCGAGTCAAATAATCTGACTCTCTGAATTCGAACACCAATGCGCATGCGCAATACAAATCTGTAGACCCCTGGTAGCCTGGCAAGTTAATGGTAACGGCGACcaagatttatttaattttttctatCAAGGGAGTAGAGATTCAAGGTAAATTTGTCAAATAAAAACGTTCGTTATTCTTTATAAGTTGTTCTAAAACAAATCTAGCGAAAAAAGTGAACGTTTCTTCTAGGTTTGGGTCGTTTAAATGCTTTAAGATTGgttaagctagctagctaactagtcAGACGTTGTCGCGCGTGCGTGCTTCGACTGAGTCATTATACAAGTTTGATTTTAACTTAAAAAGTTATTTTCTTACTTATGTTCTGTCACTGGATTTAAACGCATAGAAAGTACGTTAATACACGCAGTGAAACAAGTACATGTATGTGACATTAGCAATCGACAGTGAGAGAaattgctaatgctaactacCAAATTAACGTCACCTCACCGAATTATTGCACGTGACGCGGATTTATTTTAACCAGTGTTTGTCTGCTGGTTAAGTTTGACATTTAAAACGTCAACCaagacttaaaaaaatgttttttttgtacttggTTTGCCATGGATTGCTAATGCTAGCAGGTGCTAGCTAGCAGGTGCTAAAGCTAAAGTGCTAGTTTGGAATGAAATGGGTTTATTTCTAGCCAGCTAAAGAATGTTGTCTCGTTTCAGATccatcatttaaatgtaaagttcCTGCATCGACATTAAGTCAGTTTTTTATAAtacactttctttccttttcttttttcttttcttttctcatacAGTTGAGTGAAGGTTAAAGTGAccgtgtgaacagaaatgattaACAATACATAAACTCTAATCCTTGACTGAGTCATATGGCTGTGCACCTGTTCAGTCTTCAGTAAGAGTTTTAATCCTGGTCAGGATCTTGGACGATCTGGAGACAGGAATACATCCTGGTCTATCGCTGGGCTCAACACATTCAGACATACAGGCAATTTAGCATTATCAATATAAAGAATATGGGAAGGCTGTGGAGATCCAGGAGGAAGAACTAACTGGACGGAGATATGCCGATTGTTTACCGATAACAGTAGACGAACATGGGGGCTGAGGGTTCTTTAACTGTCGCAGCTAATCTGATCGTATCGAGTGTTTAGTGCAGAACATGTGTGCACTCAGAACATTTGGATTCTCACACAACTCTCCCTAACAAGTGTTCACATTGCTTTAGTTCATACATATGATTAGTTTTCTGCAGTATTTATGCACGACCTAAAGCCATGTCTGTCTCATCTTGGTTTTGTTGCTTTGCTTCCAGGCTGAGTGATGAGGCGCTGTCTCTTCTTGCTCCCTGcacttctgctgctgctggctcTGCCTGACACCAGAGGGCGTTACAACGACGATTTTGATGATGGCGAAGACCAGGCCGAGTTTGATGACAACGACTTTGCAGAGTTTGAGGATATCGCCGAGGAGCAGGCGGTCGAGACGGAAAACAAGCCTCCAGCCAGACAGATGCCTTCTTCCGCTCCAGAGGAGGACGATGAGGATGAAGCCACAGTGGAGAATGAGGATGGACAAGATGAGTTTGAGGATGGCGATGGACAGGTGAGCCTGATGCTCATTCGCAGCTGAGATGAAAGTCGATGGCCTggtatttttgttttcagatttttgttttgtgccaCAACAATACAGGGAGACAGAAGAAGAAACCGAGGAAAAGGGTGTGGGGATGTAAAAGGTACATTTGCTTGtggtagggatgtggtagcctagtggttaaggttttggactaccaatcggaaggttgtgagttcgattcccacgtccaccaagctgccactgctgggcccctgagcaaggcccttaaccctcaattgctcagttgtataaaaatgagagaaaatgtaagtcgctctggataagagcgtctacTTAATGCCGTAAATGTAGAGCTTTATCTTGCCTGAGGTGCAGTTGTTGGTTGGATTGTGTGATTATAACGATGTGGTTTTACATTACCGTTGATGTTTGGTGTCTGTCATTACAATATATAAGAAAACGTTCTCATTTGTCAATTTGCTCTTTTTAAGCTGTAAAAATACATgagtttttgcatttttgttaaatatattttcaaacCTCATGATGATTGCAATTAATTGTGATCATAACTTTTAAGAACATCTGTAATACTccaattagtttttatttaatgtgaccATTGTCTTTTATATGGGTAAgaacaaattattaattttccttctgcattttaaaaaaggaataaagttttttttttttttttaactcctgaGATCTTTAGTTAGCATTGTTGGAAGTTATGTGTATGAGTATTTTCATTCATTGAGATCCCAGAAGCATCAATGCTTGTTATATGAGGATGATTTGCAAAAGAAAagcaataattaatatattaagttTTACTTCTGCTTTACTTAGATGGCATTAAAGAGGGGGGAACGTTCTTCAGCAGTTATTCCTACTTTCATTTGATATAGCGGTCACAGGTTTCTTTTACTTAACTGAACACGCAGTCATAGTTCTATGTACGACTTTACAGGATCAGGACATTTACATCTATGACAATGAGGAGTTTGAGGGCCAAGACACGACCAGCCCCTCCAGCAAGGACACACTAATCTACCGTGAGGTAAAATGTCTTGTGACCGTTGTGCACATCAGTGCTGAAAATGACAGATGACTGATGTTTTACTGACGTGTGCTAGGTCCCAGCACATCTGCAGAACAGCTGGGAGAGCTATTACATGGAGATCCTGATGGTGACAGGTCTCCTGGCTTACATTATGAATTACATCATAGGCAAGAACAAGAACAGCAGACTGGCTCAGGCCTGGTTTAACTCGCACAGAGAGCTGCTGGAGAGCAACTTCGCCCTCGTCGGTGAGCGTCTTTTTTCCTTGCTTCCTCCTGACCTGAATTTACCTCTTCTTTACCatcttatttacatttcattggGGTAAATTTAGGTACTGTGTTATGTTGTATGTTATTGTTgagattgattgattaatttgcTGAGTTTTGGTCCACCGTGTGATTTGCAGGTGATGACGGGACGAGTAAGGAGCCCACCAGCACAGGGAAGCTGAACCAAGAGAACGAGCACATCTACAACCTGTGGTGCTCCGGACGCGTGTGTTGCGAGGGCATGCTCATTCAGCTCAAGGTAGATGCACAATGTTCAGTCGTAAAAGGTTTTCCATAGTTTCTCAGCGAGAAGACgcgtttctttcattttgtacTGGAGCCCCAAGGCTAATGAGTAGCTGAAGCTTCATGCAAGCTGCAacctagggctgggcgataaatcGATTTTATCGATTAACTCGGATGTGTAGTTTACATCGATTTGTTTGAATGAAAATagagatacacaaacaacatagagatacacaaacaacatggcAGCGAGCAGGGAAGAACTTATTCCCAAGAAAGGCACATTGTCATCTGTCATATGGAATCGGTTCTGTTTTGCGGCGTCAGAcgcagaacacacaacaccccGATGCAAAGTGTCTTTAAAGTCTGTTGCTAGCAAAGGTAGCAGTACGACTAATTTACTGCAGCACCTTAAACAGAGGCATGCTGTCGAGTGGGAGAGATGTCGCACCCTGCGAAATGAAAAAGACCGCGGCAGCACAAACAAACCGCCAAAAAACAACCTGCCGTCttagaaacatttacaaactGTATCCAGTATGATAAGAAGGGGGCCTGTTGGAAAGCGACCATGGAGGCAGAGAATTCCTGTTATACGCAGCAACAAACATTATACTCTATGTTGTGTATTgcgacttaagtaaagttggccgcatgttcacagattcgagtttcccgaatcaataactcctgagttaaacgctcttattacacaaataacacctccttttttatcgtagtaatgtagagaggcagctataacccaattttcctcaatatcagctttcctccacgttggacaaaatacataagtgcGAAATACatatgtgcgaacacctaagagacagattccaaaggaccgtctgcaaagtgcaaaacccgaaaagcgaatacaataaaaacagtcaataacttcactgtaatacactgtattaCAGtggttattgactgtttttattgtattcgcttttcgggttttgcactttgcagacggtcccttggaatctctCAGgtgcatagaagcctttattattgccacatatacattacagcatagtggaattcttttcttcacataccccaatagaggaggttggggtcagagtgcaggggcagttatgatagtgcccctggagcagggaggggttgagggccttgctcaagggcccagcagtggcagctatgctgtgctgggccttgaaccccgatcctctgatcaacaacccagagccttaaccagttgagaaACCACTGCCCCATGGGCATTGGTGACTCAATTGgtggcttttgtttttttgcccctAGGGCTGGGGACAAAAATTGGTACACAAGAGACACCAGTTGAAATAAACCTCTACTACAAAAGTCTAAATAAATAGTGCCTATTTCTGATACTTTGTGCCAAATTtctatatatgtaaacatttaagttaaaaaaaacgcATCATTGCACCTGTAATGCTAATTTACTTGCAGCAAGCAGCTGTTCCAGTGACACAGTCCTTTTTCTTGTGCTCATCTAGTCATATATGGGGGAAATGTGCCATTCTCTGTAGTACAAGGGTCAATGGTGTCTGAGGTGGGGAAAGCTTTGTTTACCGTAATATGCAGTTTGTTATAAATGAAACGCAgctattggaaaaaaaaatgagctatCTAATCCTTACTGAAAACGTACCCAGCCCTGATGGGTAACTAACTTGTGCAGTCCTGAGTGTAGAGTATAAGTGTTAAATACAgtctcatttatttactttattgtttGCAGTTTCTTAAAAGACAGGATCTGTTGAACGTCCTGGCCAGGATGATGAGGCCTGCTTGTGATCAAGTGGTAggtgtatttatataaatatacactttCACTATACaactgttgtgtttgttttttggagaAGCAAGAGgtagttaaattttttttttcttgttgcttGTCTCTCATCTCTCCTCAGCAAATCAAAGTAACTCTGAACGACGAGGACATGGACACGTTTGTGTTTGCGATGGGAAACCGGAAGGCCATGGGGCGCATGCAAAAGGACATGCAGGACCTGGTGAGGACACTCTTAAGCAAACGAGAGCTCCGTCATGcaacaacgttttttttttttttttttttatcctcttaCTTTAAATTTCTGTCTGTATTGCTGTTCTTCAGAGTGAGTTCTGCGGAGACAAGCCCAAGTCGGGGGCGAAGTACGGCCTCCCTGACTCTCTTGCCATCCTATCAGAGATGGGTGAGGTCACGGATGGACTGATGGACAACAAGGTGAGGTGTACGAAGCTTGCGGTACACTTGAACCTACCATAGATTCCCTGCGTTCTAAAGTTTTTCCCTTGCTTGCTCCTAAATcttttggattttcttttcttttagatGGTACACTACATCACCAACCATGCCGACAAAATAGAGTCCGTCCATTTCTCGGACCAATTTTCTGGTCCAAAAGTTATGCAAGAGTAAGCGATTGACATCTGTATACACGTGTTCTGTATGTTTTGATGGTTATGGGTCTAGTGTTTAAACTTATTAACTTTCAAACTGTCTGGTTGCCTGGTCTAGAGCCAATTTGCACCATCCGATCATGTGACTTGATAGGAAGAACACATACCAGTATTCAAAAATATCCCGTTATGACATTATATGCAACCACGAACGTgacgtgttttatttatttatttttttttttttaaatttcagtcACAAAAGTGACTAAAAGCTAATAATCGTCCTCGCACTGATATACGAGTCTAGCGAGAAGGGAAAACAGGGTCCTTATGCTGATGTTTCAGAGCAATAAGCCACACTATAATGGTGGGATCCTTCAGCATTTTGACAGACAGGATGTCGTTTTTAATCTTCCTGATATGTGAATTTGCTTCTGAATGGATTAAAAACTGGATTTGTAGGGACGTAAACGTCATGTTGTTCTTATTGAACAAGGTGAAAATTTATACGTTATCCTTACAAAAACTTGACAAACcgttatttctatttttcatgctgttgtgtttgtgttttagggAGGGTCAGCCCTTAAAGCTCCCCGAGACCAAGAAAACactactgtttacatttaatggtgagagacaaagaaacaCTGAGGAAATCATCTACTAATGAtctatttataatgtttttagaATTGTGTACCGAGTATCTGAAATGTTTGTGTCTCTAGTGCCTGGAATGGGGAACACTTCACCCAAAGACATGGACAGCCTGCTGCCGCTCATGAACATGGTGATCTACAGCATCGACAAAGTCAAGAAGCTACGCCTCAACAGAGAGGTGagcgtgtgtgcgcgcacacacacacacacacacacgtacgtgtACCttatttcagattattttacgacgtgtgtgtataggggaagATGAAGGCGGAACGGAACCGCGCTCGCGTCGAAGAGAACTTCCTGAAGCAGACTCACGCTCAGAGGCAGGAAGCTGCTCAGA
Coding sequences within it:
- the ccdc47 gene encoding PAT complex subunit CCDC47, which produces MRRCLFLLPALLLLLALPDTRGRYNDDFDDGEDQAEFDDNDFAEFEDIAEEQAVETENKPPARQMPSSAPEEDDEDEATVENEDGQDEFEDGDGQDQDIYIYDNEEFEGQDTTSPSSKDTLIYREVPAHLQNSWESYYMEILMVTGLLAYIMNYIIGKNKNSRLAQAWFNSHRELLESNFALVGDDGTSKEPTSTGKLNQENEHIYNLWCSGRVCCEGMLIQLKFLKRQDLLNVLARMMRPACDQVQIKVTLNDEDMDTFVFAMGNRKAMGRMQKDMQDLSEFCGDKPKSGAKYGLPDSLAILSEMGEVTDGLMDNKMVHYITNHADKIESVHFSDQFSGPKVMQEEGQPLKLPETKKTLLFTFNVPGMGNTSPKDMDSLLPLMNMVIYSIDKVKKLRLNREGKMKAERNRARVEENFLKQTHAQRQEAAQTRREEKKRAEKERIMNEEDPERQRRLEEAAQRREQKKMEKKQMKMKQIKVKAM